The stretch of DNA GGTAGAGGAATTTAATAATGGTGATATACCTGTATTCTTAATAAGCTTAAAAGCTGGAGGAACAGGACTTAATTTAACTTCTGCAGATATAGTAATTCATTTTGATCCTTGGTGGAATCCTGCTGTTGAAGATCAAGCAACTGATAGAGCCCATAGATTAGGTCAAAAGAACGTAGTAGAAGTGATAAAAATGATTGCAGAGGGAACTATAGAAGAAAAAATTGTTTCTCTACAAGATGAAAAAAGAAAGTTAATATCAAAATTAATAGGAGAGGACTTAGCAAGTTCAAAAGCTTTAGTTTCTTTAAGTGAAGATGAGATTTTAAATCTATTTAATTAAGAACAATTATAAATTCTAATTAGTATACTACAAATAAATAGACTTTAATTTGGAGGTACTAATGTCATATAGTGATATATATAAATCTTTAGGACTTAATACAGAAATTGAAAGACTAAAAAAACAAGCATATATGGGATGGGATAGAGAAATTAATATGCTTAAGTTCTTAGGTCTAAAAGATGGAATGAAAATTCTAGAAGTCGGTAGCGGTCCTGGATTTGTCACCGAACTTTTACTTAATGAATTTAAAAATAGTAGTGTTATATCTTTAGATGTAGATAAAAATCTTATGGATATTTCAAAAAATAGATTGAAAAATATTTTTAATGAAAGATTAGGATTTGTACAAGAATCAATATTAAATACTTCCTTTAATGATAATACCTTTGATTTTGTATTAGTTAGATTTGTATATCAGCATATTAATAATACTAATACTGCAACTAAAGAAATATATAGAATTTTAAAACCAGGTGGGAAAGTAGTTATAGTAGATATAGATAATGGAATATGGGGAGTTACAAATCCTGAGCTAAAACTAATTCCATATTTAAATAATAACCTAGCTAAATTTCAAAATAGTTCTGGTGGTGATAGAAATATAGGTAGAAAGCTTATCAAGTTATTAAAGTACTCTGGATTTACAAATCTAGATTTTCAAGTAGTAGCAAAGCATAGTGATATTTTAGGTATGGATAAATTTAAAAATTTAAGTAGTATTCCGAATGCTGATAGATTTATGGTAAATCCTCAAATATCAAAAATTATTTCAAGCTATAACAATTTCTATAATTCTAAAGATTCTACTATAATTTTGTTAATTCTTATGGCTTGTGGTGAAAAACCTAATTAATAAGATACGGGCTATTTATTTAATGGCTCGTATTTTCTTAATTATATAACTCTTATTTTAAAAATAGTTTTGTGATAGAATATGATTATATTAATTTTTATATAGACGGAGGATTGAAAATGGCATTAACCCCAATGATGAGACAATATCTTGAGATAAAGGAAAGATATTCTGATTGTATACTTTTCTTTAGACTTGGAGATTTTTATGAAATGTTTTTTGAAGATGCAAAAACAGCTTCAAGAGAACTTGAATTAGTATTAACAGGAAGAGATTGCGGATTAGAAGAAAGAGCACCTATGTGTGGTATTCCATTCCATGCATCTACTTCATATATATCAAGACTTGTAACTAAAGGATATAAAGTAGCTATTTGTGAACAAGTTGAAGATCCAGCAGTAGCTAAAGGAATCGTTAAAAGGGATGTAATAAAAGTTATTACGCCTGGTACATATACAGAACAAAATAATGATAGTGAGTATAAAAATACATATATACTATCATTATACGAAGATGATGAATATTTTGGTATAGCTTCTTCTGATATATCAACAGGAGAATTTAAAACAACATCATTTAAAAATTTAAAATCTACTTTATTTGATGAAATTTCAAAAATAAATCCTAAGGAAATTATAGTTGATTTAAATATTAGTGAATTATTATTAAATGAAATATCATCAATAAATGGTGCATTAATAACTAAGAGGAATTTAAAAGATTTTCATTGTACAGATAATGAGCTTATTGAACAATTTAGTGAGGTAGAAATTATAGGATTACATAATAGTTCAAAACTTGCATCTTCCGTATTACTTAAATATATACATGAAACACAAAAAATAAGCTTAACTAATATAAATACGCTTGAATATTACGATATAGTAAATTATATGACTATAGATGGTAATTCAAGAAGAAACTTAGA from Clostridium chauvoei encodes:
- a CDS encoding class I SAM-dependent methyltransferase: MSYSDIYKSLGLNTEIERLKKQAYMGWDREINMLKFLGLKDGMKILEVGSGPGFVTELLLNEFKNSSVISLDVDKNLMDISKNRLKNIFNERLGFVQESILNTSFNDNTFDFVLVRFVYQHINNTNTATKEIYRILKPGGKVVIVDIDNGIWGVTNPELKLIPYLNNNLAKFQNSSGGDRNIGRKLIKLLKYSGFTNLDFQVVAKHSDILGMDKFKNLSSIPNADRFMVNPQISKIISSYNNFYNSKDSTIILLILMACGEKPN